The genomic interval GCAAGAGAGTTTCTCCCCCTGGATGTTTCTCCCAAAGATGCTCTTTAAGTGGCATTTATTCGTGCACAAGCAGGAGCTAAGAAAAGTCACTTGGCACCTCTCATGTTCAAAATTCAAGGAAATCTGTGGGGGAATTGATTTTAATCACTGTCTGAGTTAATTAGAAAGACAAGAAATCGCCCCCAAAAAGTAATTAATGGGAGCTGCTGCCATGTGAGGAGTGAGGCTGCTTTTTGCTTGGGCGCTGGTGGAGCCTGGAGTGGGTCTGCGAGCTGGGAGGCGCCAGCCTCTGGATGGGGTCTGGGGCTGTTATCTCTGACAGGGCTTTGGTCACTGTGGGAAGTAGAGGTGGTTCTTAATACCTAAGAGGTTTTAGAAACTGTGTGAATAATTAGCTAGTAGAGGATGAATCTCCTGATTAACTGAGCAAATTTGTCTTCCCAGCACCCCTTTGCCCTGTTCATTCAGGAACGAGATTTCAcccttgatacattttttttttactgccctCTGCTGTGATCCCTAAACACTCTTTagctctcttcctccctgctttcCCCCAGAAAACCCAGGATCCTCCTGGAGTGTTCTGCCTGGGAGTGTTCTCAGGCCCCTCAGGATTCTGAGACTCCCAAGAGGAAAGGTCAGGGAAGGACCCAGGGCTTTAAGCAGAAACCAGCTGGGGCTCGGGGCACCCTGCGGCCTCTCCCCAGTGAGGGAATTCTCTCTCCCAGGGTAGAGGCCGGAGGAGATGGGAATGGGTGTCCTGCCTCAGCCAAATGGAAAGGTGTGCCTCGGGGTGGCGTAGGCTCCCGCTCTGAGCAACTCTTAAACCTTGGCAGAGCCTTACCTCTCTGGcgtttcctgtgtgtgtgtggtgtgggccCTGCATCGGAGCCCACAGATGGCTGACGTGTGCGCTTTTTCTTTCCAGTGGCCAGACTGAAGGCACCATTCCTCAAAATTGAAGATGAGAGCAGGCAAGTGGTGGTGGttggcggggggggtgggggggcctctcccctttccctcccctcagaCCCACCAGGCCCGCACAGAGGAGAGGTGCTCAGGGGCCCCAAGCTGACGTGGGGGTCATGGAGCCCCTCAGCCCTGCACCTTCGTCTTCCCCAGAAACCGCTTTCTCCCCCTGTCATGGAGAAGTCTCCCACAGACCAGGAGGAGCCTCTGAAGGTGGCATTGCACAGGTGGCACTCCTCTTGGTCATGAGTCAGAGGTTAGTGACCCTGTGTGTGAATTACCTCTTTCTAATGCTCTGCTTTTATGAGCACATGATGTCCCATCCAGGCTCATTACTGCTCCTCGTTTCCCTGTGGGCATACACTGATGCTTAATACCGAATTGTTGCTGGCCCAGGACAGTGCCAGTATGGTCCTCGTGGCCAAAGCCAGGGCTCTTGGGGTGGTGTTGGAGACTCCCTTGTCAAACCACCCTGTACTGGAAGCCTTTCTGGTTGGCTGTGCAAAACCCTTTTCTGACACCTGCTCTCTCATGAGGAGAAAGACTGGCATGAGGAGACTCTACCCTCTTCCTAGTGGGGAAATCAAGGTCAGAGACATTAAGGGACTTGTATACGGCCATTTTGCCAATGAATCTTAGCCCAAGGCCAGAATCCAGATGTCCTGCCTGGTGTCCTTTTCACTCAGCCCTAAATGTCCACCAGTATGGCCCCTTCTTACCTAGAGCAGGAGGGTCACATTGGTTATAATCTATGAGCTGTTAGTCACCTTGGTTATTACTGACTCTTCGATAAGCACTAGATCAAAAACCTGcgaatctataattatctcagaGGTTTTTcttagggagagggagacacagaatccaaagcaggctccaagctctgagctgtcagcacaaagcccaatttgagcctcgaacccacgaaccataggatcatgacctgagtcaaagttggacacttaacccaactgagccacccaggtgcccctaaagattttttgttttttgatttttaaagaaaaagttcatGTGAACCTAGCAGAGACTCCCAGGACCAGAGCTTTCTGGGTCCCTAAGCCTCAGGCAGGGCAGCTAAAAGACCCGGTGCTGGGAGCCTGGCAAGCCTGTCTACCCTCCAGCTGGACCTAGATTTCCTTCTCAGTACCTGACCACAGTACAGAATTGGCTTTGGTGACCCAAAAATTAGCGGAGGGAACACAGAAAGGTAATGAGGTGCTCTCTCCTTCAGTTCCAGTGGCGGGGGGGTACTTCCCAAACTCAGCCCCTTCACTACCAGTTAAATACAAGTAGCGATGACTCATACACAGCAGCATAAGAGATGCCACCAGTGCCTCAGCGTCTCGCTGCACGTGGCACAGGCGACGTCACTTACTGGAGTGGTGTCCACGTGTTTGTGTGCTCCTGGCATCACAGGCAGGAGTGAAGATGAGGTTTCTCGTGGTTCTGTTTATGTGCTCTTCTGAAGCCTTGTAGCTTCACCCACCTCAACTATGCAACCTTCTAACCAGAAACAAAACattgaggaggaagaaagaggggtaCTGGGGTGGTGAAGTGCACCTCCTTCTTCTTAAGGATCCAAGAAGACCCTGTGGGCCACAGGGCTCCCACCATGCCCCGCCCGGGGAACCCATGGCCTGCATTCTCTCCTGGAGTGCCCACTGTTTCAACCAAACATGGTTTCCAAGCCTGGCAGTTCTATGAGCAGGCTTTGCTGAGTATCCACAGATCCCCAGATCTGGTTCTGAAAGTTTCTGGAACATGAGCAACTTTAGGCAAACCACCAAAACAACTCAGTATAGATCTGACTACCCAGAACCTTCACTGTGCTTCTCTTTCCCATTCAGAATACCTCCACTCGGGTGGTACAAAGGAGCAGCCCAGAGCAAAAATGTTCCTCTTCTTGGAATAGGAAAATCACTGTTCTGGTTTAAACCTTCCTCCATTTAGGTCTGTCAGGCTAGAGTCCTCAAAcatggtttgttttatttattttttaaatactttatttttaaataatctccacacccaatgtggggctcaaactcccaaccccaagatcaagagtcgcatgcgccactgactgagccaggcacccccttaaaGGTGGTTCAGGGTCAGGAAGCAAAGTAGAGAGATAGATCACTAGTTGGGAGACATGCCCTGTTGCCTAGTCTTGACCACTCACCAGTCGTGagcccttgggcaagtcacagaaCCTTTTGggctccatttcctcttctgtaaaaatgGGCTAAGAACCACTTGTTCCCATCAGCTCAGATGAGGCAGCGAGGTAAACTGGGCTTTGATGAGTAGACCGGGAGAGCATAAATATTCATCTAACCAGGAAGGCTGGTGAGGGTTTGGTTCTAGAACCGAAAAGATGTGCAGGGGAGTGGCCGTTTTATCAGGATTGGAATTCTAGGGGGTTGGGACTGGCCCCTTTCCTCATCCTATCCTTGCCCCACTGTAGTCAAAATGGAAGTTTTCTGTGTTTCAGGAAGTTTCGTCCTTTCCACCATCAGTTTAAATCctttcctgaaatttcttttctggGACCCAAAGATGCAAGCCCTTTTGAGGCCCCGATGACCCTGGGCAGCTCACATCATACCAGGTGGGTCTTTCTGGTCTGAGTACCAAGGGCTGGTTGCAGGCAAGGTCCTTCCCCTCCAGAGCCTGCTGGTCTGATTTGGGAATGGCCATGTGTTCGCTCCTTAGGCAAAGTCTATTCTGGGAACTTAGCCCAGACCCTAGGAGTCTTCATCCGTTTTACTTGGTGCTTTCCGTCCCTACTGAAGAATTTGACTTGTGTCCAGAGAGCAGTAGACTGGCTTCTAAAAGGTCTACAGACCATCTTTATCAGAGTCCCCTGGGGTCCCATTAAAAAGGCAGGTTCTCATACTCCACACCTACAGAATCACAGTCTCTGATGATGAATCCCCCAAAACTGCATTCCTGTGAGCTCCCAGGTGATTTTTATGCACATCAGAGCTGGAGGCCTTTGGGGCTAAACATCAGGAATAACTAAGGGGCAAGGAATCTGGGGACCTACCGCATTGTGTGGCCCAGAGTGGTTCATAGGCTGTGGGTGTTCTTCCTCCGCAGATGTGTGAGAATGTGAACCTTCACTGAGCAGAGTGCAGCAGGGAGGACTACAGGGAGAGAGTGGCCCAGGGGCGGGGGCAGAAGGGGCGAGCTGGAGAAAATCTGTGGGaggaaatgtttaatatttttcatttttaaattactgtattttagTTCCAAATTCAGAAGTTACAGAgggtttaaaatgaaaagtctgTATTCCACACCTGCCCTCTAATCTCCAGAGTGTGGGTCTGTGTCCAGACGTAGTTTATGTATCCTTTTCTCTTATATAAAGAGTAGCATAACATTGGGCTGTTTCTAGCTTTGTCCACttgatgtattcttttttttttttttttttttttttaatgtttatttatttttgagacagagacagatcgtgagtggggaaagggcagagagagagggagacacagaatctgaaacaggctccatgctctgagttgtcagcacagagcccgacatggagctcgaactcacaaaccatgagatcatgacctgagccaaagtcggatgcttaaccaactgagccacccaggcgccccccactgaTGTACTCTAGATTGATTTCCTATTGGTCCCTAGAAAGCatcctcattttttaatgatttattttttttaatgatttattttttttaatatatattttgtaacatttattcattttcaagacacagagacagagcatgagtgggggagggacagagagagagggagacaatctgtaGCAGGcctcaggccctgagctgtcagcacagagcccgatgcagggctcgaactcacggagcacaagatcatgacctaacctgaagtctgacgcttaaccgactgaaccacccaggcaccccaatgatttatttatttttgagagagtcggggggacagaggatctgaaaccaACTCTGCTgggctgatagcagtgagcccaatgtgggacttgaacttcaagaaccgtgagatcatgacctgagctgaaatgggagcctcaaccaactgagccacccaggcgccccccccccccactgatgTACTCTAGATTAATTTCCTATTGGTCCCTAGAAAGCATCCTCATTCTCTTCTGTGGCTTCAGTGTCTTCCATTGTGTGGTcttacagtattttatttaaccagtctCTTACTGATGGATGCTTAGATTATTTCCAGgcttttgctattataaataatgctatagtGAATAGTCTTACGCAGAGTGAATTTgtagaataaattcctaaaagcggaggtgctgggtcaaagggtaccTGCATTTATAATGTTGATAAATGCAGCCAAATTGCTCTTCGTGGGGGTGATGCCAGTGTGTGCTCTCACGCCCTGGCCCTGAGCCCATCTCCCCTCTTGCCTTGGCTGGTACAGTGAGCTGTCCGATGTCCTGACCTCTGCCAGTCTGATAGTTTAAAAACTGTATCTTAGTGTaattttcattttcgtttttcTCATTATGAATGAGGGTAAGTAGGTTCATATGTTTGATCGTTTGACTCTTTTCATATGAACcttctttatatcttttgcccatttttcttttcggTTATTGATcacttttcttactgatttgtaaagAGCCCTTCATGTATTAGGGAAATGAGCCCTATTAGTTATAAAtacacctccccctcccccagtttgtgatttatcttttatttacattttctgccATGCATACATTTTTTTAGATTGCATGTAGTTGAATTTATCAGCTTTTTCCCATGTTTTCTACATTTTGCATCATGCTTAGAAAGTCCTCAGAGAGGGCTGTTTTGGACTTGGTTGAGCTTGCTCATACAGCCAAGCAGCCACTAGAAAGATGGGCCTGAAATTCAGATGAGAAGACACGTTTGAGAAAGAGATTGGAAAGTCCTCAACGAAGGTGGCATCCATGCAAGGAACAAGCCAGCGTGAGGGAGGAAGCCACctgaagcaggggaaggggacatTCGGGGTAGAGGAGGTTGGGGGCAGTATGGTGCCCTCACTACCATGAGGCCCTTTGATTCTACAGGTCAGATGAGCCTGGGTTTGAGTGTCAGGCTGGAACTGCCCTAGGAGGCCTTTTTGCTGCCCCTGGCACATGCCCTCACCTATGGTTTGAGATGCGTGGGCAGGGACCGGACAGGGTCCCCTCTGAGAGGTCTTGCCTTCCTCGTTGCCTGGATGGGAGGTGCAAAGTGTAGGCAGGTCTGCCTGACTGTTCTGGTCCTTCCCTCCGAGGACCCCAACAGTGActgctttcccccacccccacccaatgCTTTCCCCCAGAGAACCCAAGGACCGAGAGCCAAGCCGGCGATTGGCCACCCGCACCCCACCCAGGAGAAGGAAGGGCTTCTGTGAGTGCTGTCAAGAGGCCTTTGAAGAGCTCCACGCGGTGAGCCTTCCCTGCCAAGCAGCTGCTCCCAGGCTGCTCTGACCGCGCTTTTCCTACCAGCCTCCACCCCACTCGCACCTCACCCTGGCCTTGACTAATGCCCTGTGCCCCTCTCACCCCGGGCAGCATCTCCAGAGCGCCCAGCACCGGGGCTTTGCCCTAGAAGCCCGCCCGTATGCAGAAGTCGATCGGGTCATTGCCCAGCTCGGCCACAGCTTTGCTGACACCCCCTCGCAGGCCAGCCTCCCCAGGTGAGCACCCTGAGCGGCCCTGCTGGCATGGTGGGCGCTGCCGTGTCCTCACCGTCCTGCTGCTGCCCACTCCAGAGGGGAAGGAGCCAAACAGGACCAGGGATTGGTGGCGGTTGGAAGCCCTCCATTTGTGGCTTCAGCTGATGGGGACTGGGCCAGATCAGCACATGGCTCCCATCCTGATGCATAGCCATCGCCATGGTTGTGTGGGTAGGGAGGGCAGCTCAGCAGTGGCTGCTCCTGGCATGTGCCTGCTGATGTCCCTGTGTGGCCTTCTAAAAGTTGCGAGGGGGATTCCTGGGTTCCTCCCAGACAGGTAAGATGCAGTATCTTTCAGCCTCTCTGTAAGTTACCCCCAGAAAGGATTGCAGGGGGATCTCCAGCCCAGCTTTCTCTGCTGCCACCAGCTCGCTGTGGCTTCTTTCCTCTTGACCCAAGTCTTCACCTCCCCGGGCTCAGCTTGGAGAGCCAGGCTCAGTGCTGCATTCTCCAGCCGCCAAAGGGCACAGCCTCTGCTATGGAATTATTAAATGGAACAGCCTCTAACCTGTTCCTCTGGCCAGCCCTGACCACAGGCCACAGAGCCAAAAGAGACGCAGACAGCACTGGCCGCTACTGCAGGGGCAGCCCGAGAGCAAGCCTCTCACAGAGCCCCAGAGCGGGCCGCTCTCTTCATGCCAAAACTGAGAAGGGTAGTGCCATGCATGCCCCACCCAcaccctgccctcagccctgACCCAGAAAGATCCCAACTTGCCACCTGCTCTGGAGTTGAGCCCTGAGGCCCAATGTTTCTGTCCCGCAGGCAGCCAGGCTCCCCGTGTTCAGATCGTGACCTGCTGTGTCCTGAGACTCCGCCTCCTAGCCAGCCCTGCCATCCCAGGGCAGCATCTCCCAGGATGAAAGAGGAAGACGAGCATCAGGCCCCAGGCACTCCAGAGCAGGATGGGACGGTGGGCAGCATGAAGGCAACCGATGAACCTGTGGGGGCTGGTGAGATGCTGGGACCAGTAGCAagctgccaggagctgggagggtCAGTTCATGTCATTGCAGACCCCCCAGAGACACCAGTGTCCAGGAGCCCTGCACACCAGAGCCTCTTGACAAGCTCTGGTTCTACAGAACTCTCTGGCTCGGATGTCGCACTTTTTGGCCACAAGCGGAAGATTCGGCTCCCCAGTGGCAATCCTGAAAAGAGGTCAGGGGTCTCCCGGCCACAGGCCTCATTCTTTGTTCCAAGAGCCACCAGCCCTTGTGGCGCCAGGACAGCCAGTGGCGGGcaccccctcttccttccccctcctgaTTGTGAGCACAGGCCtctggcccctctcctcccctggtgCCACCCACAgacctgcctccccctccccacagatGGGCCAGCAGAGTGCTGGGCCACACAGCCCCCTTGGCCAGGGGAGGACAGCCCCCTGGGATCTGAGGATTCTGAGTGTGCCGCCCCTGGCCCTGGCTGACCAGCTCCCTAGCTGCCCTGTGGCTCCAGGCCAGCTGTCAGCCCACCTGCACTCAGCAGCTGACGTGCAGCCTGCAGGAAGACTCGCAGAGAGCCCGTctacctctgtcccctgctctcagCCAGCGGGGGAGCCAGCTGCTCCCAATGGTTCtgggcctcccagcctccctgtctCAGCCCTAGCCCAGTGCCAGCAGAGAACTGATACCATGAATCTCCTGGGGCACGCAGTAGCTCTCTACTTGAGGGCCAGATACACAGAAGTTATACTCTGCTGAGTGCTGCACAGCCAGCAGGGGCCAGACCAAGCACGGGGAGGACAGCACCTCAGGGCCTCCCCACCAGAGCCAGAAGAGCCGCTGGCCTGGACTTTGAAGTCCAAGAGAACAGCAGTTGTCATGTCCAAGCTCTGTAGGCTCGACAGAGCCAGTCCTCCCACTCACTGGGTCTTAGGTTAGGACCAAGAGAGtctgggctgggggctgccctCTACCCCTTCCTCCAGCCAGCTCCCTGACCAGGCAGCAATCTGATGGTCTTGCTCATCCCTGCCAGCTGCCCACACCAGGAGGCAGAGGCAAGGTTGGCATAGGGAGGGACCACAAAGGATCTAGAACGGCAGGAGCCCTGGCCTGGCTTCCTGTCCCTCTGAAGGCACTTGCCTCTTGCAGAGCCGAGTTTtggtgttccccacccccaccccagcctcctttCCCAGGAGCATGTGGCTCTCCTGCTTTCTGAAATGCCTgtttgtcccctcccccagccccccacgcTCGTGCACACAGATCCTCAGGAACATAcgaagcagaggaggggctgggctgcAGCACCTCCAGAGCTCCCTCGCCCCCCTGCATTTGGTGGGAGCCTGGTGCTGAAATGACCTTTCTCCTGAGCCCAGGATATGGCCAGAGCCCCCTCTGGGGacccctctgctcttccctggctGCCCTCTGCCATTTCTGCTCTTCCAGGGTCGGGATTCACCTGCCAACTTCTGCAtcaccctcttctctccctccttccccaaggACCTCCCCCCATTTCTTTCAGCCAAGCCATTAATCTGGAGACGAGATGGGTTTGCTATTGATTCtttggccacttttttttttttttttttttacattttgtgctGTGGTTCTTCTCACCCTTCTCTGcgtctgtgtgtttgtttctttaaatgttgaaGCTACAAGAAGCCTGGTGCTATTCTGtctcattttggaggaagaaaggggggccTCGCTGTGGGTGAGGACCTGAGTTGTTAGTTTGGAAATAGAGCAACTGTGTGTACAACCCTCATAGAGGTCATGTTTGGCCTTTTTATGCCATTCCTGTTAAATTTCACAATTAATCTTGGTTCAGGAACTGTAAATAAATTTGTTAATAACAAATAGCAAAGGGATAGGGCTGGAATGCAGTGTGTCAGGCCTTGATGTGCCCTCCAGTGACCCAAAGCAGGACTCAAGCCCAGCAGATATGGACAGAGTAAGTGGATGGCCAGATAGGAGCCCCCTGCAAGTGGGAGAGCGTACGTCACAGCCCCTGAGGGCCGAGGGGAGGTCAGGCGGCATCTGTCCAGTCTCTGGTCACTCAT from Panthera leo isolate Ple1 chromosome E1, P.leo_Ple1_pat1.1, whole genome shotgun sequence carries:
- the DBF4B gene encoding protein DBF4 homolog B isoform X3 — translated: MSSADAGRQPFSGKSFYLDLPAGKSLQFLTGAIQQLGGVIEGFLSKEVSYIVSSRREVKAESSATGHRGCPSPSEVRVQTPSTAHPKCGHPRPPQKPTDSVPLSRGKELLQKAIRNQGSSSGGGGGSSNSLLTSARSWGVRILHVDEMMMHVQQLSLDALRVKKQGPKKKPEGTRPAESRTRKVARLKAPFLKIEDESRKFRPFHHQFKSFPEISFLGPKDASPFEAPMTLGSSHHTREPKDREPSRRLATRTPPRRRKGFCECCQEAFEELHAHLQSAQHRGFALEARPYAEVDRVIAQLGHSFADTPSQASLPRQPGSPCSDRDLLCPETPPPSQPCHPRAASPRMKEEDEHQAPGTPEQDGTVGSMKATDEPVGAGEMLGPVASCQELGGSVHVIADPPETPVSRSPAHQSLLTSSGSTELSGSDVALFGHKRKIRLPSGNPEKRSGVSRPQASFFVPRATSPCGARTASGGHPLFLPPPDCEHRPLAPLLPWCHPQTCLPLPTDGPAECWATQPPWPGEDSPLGSEDSECAAPGPG
- the DBF4B gene encoding protein DBF4 homolog B isoform X2; protein product: MAESRLQAPIVGAQLEVSSCLEKCRMSSADAGRQPFSGKSFYLDLPAGKSLQFLTGAIQQLGGVIEGFLSKEVSYIVSSRREVKAESSATGHRGCPSPSEVRVQTPSTAHPKCGHPRPPQKPTDSVPLSRGKELLQKAIRNQGSSSGGGGGSSNSLLTSARSWGVRILHVDEMMMHVQQLSLDALRVKKQGPKKKPEGTRPAESRTRKVARLKAPFLKIEDESRKFRPFHHQFKSFPEISFLGPKDASPFEAPMTLGSSHHTREPKDREPSRRLATRTPPRRRKGFCECCQEAFEELHAHLQSAQHRGFALEARPYAEVDRVIAQLGHSFADTPSQASLPRQPGSPCSDRDLLCPETPPPSQPCHPRAASPRMKEEDEHQAPGTPEQDGTVGSMKATDEPVGAGEMLGPVASCQELGGSVHVIADPPETPVSRSPAHQSLLTSSGSTELSGSDVALFGHKRKIRLPSGNPEKRSGVSRPQASFFVPRATSPCGARTASGGHPLFLPPPDCEHRPLAPLLPWCHPQTCLPLPTDGPAECWATQPPWPGEDSPLGSEDSECAAPGPG
- the DBF4B gene encoding protein DBF4 homolog B isoform X1, with amino-acid sequence MKVVLMLFCPFSGDGKFSELQSSMAESRLQAPIVGAQLEVSSCLEKCRMSSADAGRQPFSGKSFYLDLPAGKSLQFLTGAIQQLGGVIEGFLSKEVSYIVSSRREVKAESSATGHRGCPSPSEVRVQTPSTAHPKCGHPRPPQKPTDSVPLSRGKELLQKAIRNQGSSSGGGGGSSNSLLTSARSWGVRILHVDEMMMHVQQLSLDALRVKKQGPKKKPEGTRPAESRTRKVARLKAPFLKIEDESRKFRPFHHQFKSFPEISFLGPKDASPFEAPMTLGSSHHTREPKDREPSRRLATRTPPRRRKGFCECCQEAFEELHAHLQSAQHRGFALEARPYAEVDRVIAQLGHSFADTPSQASLPRQPGSPCSDRDLLCPETPPPSQPCHPRAASPRMKEEDEHQAPGTPEQDGTVGSMKATDEPVGAGEMLGPVASCQELGGSVHVIADPPETPVSRSPAHQSLLTSSGSTELSGSDVALFGHKRKIRLPSGNPEKRSGVSRPQASFFVPRATSPCGARTASGGHPLFLPPPDCEHRPLAPLLPWCHPQTCLPLPTDGPAECWATQPPWPGEDSPLGSEDSECAAPGPG